One window from the genome of Alnus glutinosa chromosome 13, dhAlnGlut1.1, whole genome shotgun sequence encodes:
- the LOC133853834 gene encoding B3 domain-containing protein At2g33720-like: MRSGVSLELKLGVDPSVIKKTIETSDLGHLSRLLLAADGVKKHILPHWDANRIESLRKGLQVCVWDCDTKSEHQLVFKQWASNRSYVLIGKWKKEFVERRVLNKGDQIGLHWDQTNSRFIFRVLNRA; the protein is encoded by the coding sequence ATGCGTAGCGGTGTTTCATTGGAGTTGAAGCTGGGCGTTGATCCCTCGGTTATCAAGAAGACGATCGAGACAAGCGATCTGGGGCATTTGTCAAGGCTGTTGTTGGCAGCGGATGGGGTGAAGAAGCATATCTTACCCCATTGGGATGCAAATCGTATTGAAAGCTTACGTAAAGGGTTGCAAGTttgtgtttgggattgtgatACTAAGTCTGAACATCAATTGGTGTTCAAACAATGGGCAAGTAATAGGAGCTATGTTCTCattggaaaatggaaaaaggaATTCGTGGAGAGGAGGGTCCTGAACAAGGGTGACCAGATTGGACTTCATTGGGATCAAACCAattcaagatttatttttagggttctCAACCGCGCTTGA